One genomic segment of Hydrocarboniclastica marina includes these proteins:
- a CDS encoding FmdB family zinc ribbon protein, which translates to MGRLKVGELNPVSAHGESRARLRLSQSFVHELFLRELLLGELLVCEMRYGADCLMAFGWFRGLIMPIYEYVCTACGLEKDFIQRMSADPLTVCPACQGETLRKKISAAGFRLKGSGWYETDFKTGGKKNLAGDSTPAAASNASAGSSEVTASKSKPAEAS; encoded by the coding sequence ATGGGGCGCCTTAAAGTTGGCGAACTCAACCCGGTGTCAGCGCATGGCGAATCCCGCGCGCGCCTGAGGTTGAGCCAAAGCTTTGTCCACGAGCTATTTCTCCGGGAGCTGTTGCTCGGCGAACTGTTGGTTTGCGAAATGCGGTATGGCGCTGACTGTCTAATGGCGTTTGGTTGGTTTAGAGGATTGATCATGCCAATTTATGAGTATGTGTGTACGGCCTGTGGCCTTGAAAAAGATTTCATCCAGCGCATGAGCGCAGACCCGCTGACGGTCTGTCCGGCATGCCAGGGCGAAACCCTGCGGAAAAAGATCTCAGCGGCCGGATTCAGGCTCAAGGGCAGCGGCTGGTATGAAACTGATTTCAAAACGGGCGGCAAAAAGAATCTGGCTGGCGATTCCACGCCCGCCGCTGCGTCAAACGCCAGTGCCGGCAGCTCAGAAGTCACCGCGAGTAAGTCCAAGCCTGCGGAAGCGAGCTAA
- the galE gene encoding UDP-glucose 4-epimerase GalE: MKVLVTGGAGYIGSHVVRQLGEAGHDIVVYDNLSTGYPWAVTYGELVVGDVADEDALHAVFEAGKFDAVLHFAANIVVPESVENPLKYYGNNTRNTLNLLKAIDRFKVPRLVFSSTAAVYGMPDEPIIDELSPLLPINPYGASKMMSERMITDLSAASGLQHVILRYFNVAGADPQSRIGQATPEATHLIKVASECSTGQRDGMQIFGTDYGTRDGTCVRDYIHVEDLAKAHVMALDYMAGGGESRILNCGYGRGFTVREVIEAVKRIGGVDFPVKETERRAGDPAALMADNQQIRATLGWKPDYDDLDTIVTTALAWERLWLERK; encoded by the coding sequence ATGAAGGTACTGGTCACTGGCGGTGCCGGTTACATTGGCAGCCACGTAGTACGGCAGCTTGGCGAAGCCGGGCATGACATTGTGGTCTACGACAACCTTTCGACCGGGTATCCCTGGGCTGTAACCTACGGTGAGCTCGTAGTGGGTGACGTCGCCGATGAAGACGCGCTCCATGCTGTCTTCGAGGCCGGTAAATTTGATGCTGTGCTGCATTTTGCCGCCAATATTGTTGTACCTGAGTCCGTTGAAAATCCGCTCAAGTACTATGGCAACAACACGCGCAATACCCTTAATCTCCTCAAGGCAATCGATCGGTTCAAGGTTCCCCGCCTGGTCTTTTCCTCAACCGCTGCTGTGTACGGTATGCCTGATGAGCCCATAATTGACGAGCTGAGCCCGCTTTTGCCGATCAATCCCTATGGTGCCTCAAAAATGATGAGCGAGCGGATGATTACGGATCTGTCCGCTGCGTCAGGCCTGCAACACGTCATTCTTCGCTATTTCAACGTAGCCGGAGCCGACCCGCAGTCGCGTATCGGTCAGGCGACTCCGGAGGCCACCCATCTGATCAAAGTCGCCAGCGAGTGCTCGACCGGCCAGAGGGACGGTATGCAGATTTTTGGCACCGACTACGGCACCCGCGACGGCACGTGTGTTCGGGATTATATCCATGTTGAGGATCTGGCCAAGGCGCACGTGATGGCGCTTGACTACATGGCCGGGGGTGGCGAGTCCCGTATCCTCAACTGTGGCTACGGCCGCGGCTTCACCGTCAGGGAAGTGATAGAGGCGGTGAAGCGTATTGGGGGGGTGGATTTCCCCGTCAAAGAAACAGAGCGGCGTGCTGGCGATCCGGCGGCGCTGATGGCAGACAACCAGCAGATCCGTGCAACGCTGGGCTGGAAGCCGGACTACGACGACCTCGACACTATCGTTACCACCGCGCTCGCCTGGGAACGTCTCTGGCTCGAGCGCAAGTAA
- a CDS encoding HIT domain-containing protein, producing the protein MTAFQLASRLAADTEVIAHWPLSEVLLMNDRQYPWLILVPRREGVLELYELSREDRLQWLEESTRLGRWLMDEFGGDKLNIAALGNQVSQLHIHHIVRYRDDPAWPGPVWGKLPAEPYSHSQLVAVQERLKPLKNLF; encoded by the coding sequence ATGACTGCTTTCCAGCTCGCTTCCAGGCTAGCCGCCGATACCGAGGTGATTGCGCACTGGCCTCTAAGCGAAGTTCTGCTGATGAACGACAGGCAGTATCCCTGGCTTATCCTTGTGCCCCGACGCGAGGGCGTATTGGAGCTCTACGAACTGAGCCGGGAGGACCGGCTCCAGTGGCTGGAGGAGTCCACCCGTCTGGGTCGATGGCTTATGGACGAATTTGGCGGCGACAAGCTTAATATTGCTGCGCTGGGGAATCAGGTCTCCCAGCTTCACATTCACCACATTGTCCGCTATCGGGACGACCCCGCCTGGCCTGGCCCGGTGTGGGGGAAGCTGCCGGCTGAACCGTACAGCCATTCTCAGTTGGTGGCAGTTCAGGAAAGACTAAAGCCTCTCAAGAACCTCTTCTAA
- the fabR gene encoding HTH-type transcriptional repressor FabR — MSLRTEQKLKTRRALMDAALGLLSADRGFGSLSLREVAREAGVAPTSFYRHFTDLDELGLALVDEAGVALRQLMRQARKRIRRGGSTITTSVDTFMEYLTTNATLFRLLLRERSGVSPAFRTAIHAEIKHFVTELSEDLDRLGKERKKPLSDSYLVAEAMVTLVFNQGAEALDAPAKARAEVTEKLNKQLRIVLVGAQALAE; from the coding sequence GTGTCGCTTCGCACAGAGCAGAAACTTAAAACCCGCCGCGCACTCATGGATGCGGCCCTGGGGCTACTCAGCGCCGACCGGGGTTTCGGCAGCCTGAGCCTCCGAGAGGTCGCTCGCGAAGCGGGCGTCGCGCCGACTTCGTTTTACCGTCACTTCACAGATCTGGACGAACTGGGCCTGGCTTTGGTAGATGAAGCAGGCGTGGCCCTGAGGCAGCTGATGCGCCAGGCCCGGAAGAGAATCCGCAGGGGCGGCAGTACAATCACCACTTCAGTCGATACTTTCATGGAGTATCTGACGACCAACGCCACGCTGTTCAGGCTGCTTCTGAGGGAGCGTTCCGGTGTTTCGCCAGCTTTCCGGACAGCGATCCACGCCGAGATCAAGCACTTCGTAACGGAGCTGAGCGAAGACCTGGACCGCCTGGGCAAGGAGCGAAAGAAGCCGCTTTCGGACTCTTATCTGGTAGCTGAGGCAATGGTTACACTGGTATTCAACCAGGGTGCAGAAGCCCTGGACGCACCGGCCAAGGCGCGCGCCGAGGTGACAGAGAAGCTGAACAAGCAACTGCGGATCGTACTGGTCGGTGCTCAGGCGCTGGCAGAGTAA
- the ruvB gene encoding Holliday junction branch migration DNA helicase RuvB, translated as MIESDRLIAPQAVAKDEHQDRAIRPQRLVDYVGQPAVREQMDIFVSAARAREEALDHVLIFGPPGLGKTTLANIIANEMGVAIKSTSGPVLEKAGDLAAILTNLEEGDVLFIDEIHRLNAVVEEILYPAMEDYQLDIMIGEGPAARSIKLDLPAFTLVGATTRAGLLTSPLRDRFGIVQRLEFYSVADLTHIVSRSAALLGLEIDTAGAGEIARRSRGTPRIANRLLRRVRDFAEVRYDGRIGQTVADEALNLLKVDQQGFDHMDRRLLLALVEKFDGGPVGVDSLAAAISEERGTIEDVLEPFLIQQGYMVRTSRGRMATTHAYLHFGLPVPGTAAAGGQQDAFNPSPGGHE; from the coding sequence ATGATCGAATCCGACAGGCTTATTGCTCCCCAGGCCGTAGCCAAAGACGAGCATCAGGACCGCGCTATCCGGCCACAGCGTCTGGTCGACTACGTGGGGCAGCCCGCGGTCCGCGAGCAAATGGATATTTTTGTCAGCGCTGCCCGGGCGAGGGAGGAGGCACTTGACCACGTGCTCATCTTTGGTCCCCCCGGGTTAGGCAAGACCACGCTGGCCAATATCATCGCCAATGAGATGGGGGTCGCGATCAAAAGCACTTCAGGGCCGGTGCTTGAGAAAGCAGGTGACCTTGCCGCGATTCTCACCAATCTTGAAGAAGGCGATGTTCTCTTTATCGATGAGATTCATCGGCTTAACGCGGTCGTCGAAGAAATTCTCTATCCGGCCATGGAAGACTATCAGCTCGATATCATGATCGGCGAAGGACCCGCCGCACGTTCGATCAAGCTTGATCTGCCCGCGTTCACCCTGGTCGGTGCGACCACCCGCGCAGGTCTGCTGACCTCCCCGTTGCGGGACAGGTTCGGTATCGTGCAGCGTCTGGAGTTCTACAGCGTGGCTGACCTGACCCACATAGTCTCTCGCTCGGCTGCCCTGTTAGGACTGGAAATAGACACTGCCGGAGCCGGCGAGATCGCCAGGCGTTCCCGTGGGACCCCTCGCATTGCGAATCGGTTGCTGCGAAGGGTCCGTGATTTTGCTGAGGTTCGTTACGATGGCCGTATCGGTCAGACTGTCGCTGATGAGGCCCTCAACTTACTTAAGGTCGATCAACAGGGATTCGATCACATGGATCGGCGCCTGCTTCTGGCGCTGGTTGAGAAATTTGACGGTGGCCCGGTCGGAGTTGATAGCCTTGCGGCAGCTATAAGCGAAGAACGCGGCACTATCGAGGATGTACTGGAGCCATTTCTCATTCAGCAGGGCTACATGGTAAGGACGTCCCGTGGCCGTATGGCAACAACCCACGCCTATCTCCATTTCGGGTTGCCGGTACCGGGCACGGCCGCTGCGGGCGGTCAGCAGGACGCTTTCAACCCGTCCCCGGGGGGGCATGAATGA
- a CDS encoding UDP-glucose dehydrogenase family protein translates to MRITIFGTGYVGLVSGACLADAGHHVVCVDVDENKVARLREGHIPIYEPGLEPIVHHNVEAGRLSFTTDADEAVAHGELQFIAVGTPPDEDGSADLQYVLAVARTIGSRMEDYRVIIDKSTVPVGTADKVAVAVQEELDKRGKKLDFDVVSNPEFLKEGAAVNDFMKPDRIIVGVESDRAKELLREAYYPFNRNHERMIYMDVRSAELTKYAANAMLATKISFMNEIANLAERLGADVEHIRRGIGSDPRIGYHFIYPGCGYGGSCFPKDVKALARAARAIDYEARLLDAVEDVNDAQKHVLFDKLNHHFKGDLKGKTIALWGLAFKPNTDDMREAPSRTVMESIWKAGGQVQAFDPEAMEETQRIYGDQAGLHLCGTKEQALKNADALVICTEWKEFRSPDFELIAKNLSHPVVFDGRNLYEPEMLTRRGLTYYAIGRGLNQFQK, encoded by the coding sequence ATGCGTATTACGATTTTTGGGACTGGCTATGTGGGTCTTGTATCCGGTGCATGTCTAGCGGACGCCGGCCACCACGTGGTCTGTGTCGATGTGGATGAGAATAAGGTAGCGCGTCTGCGGGAAGGGCATATCCCCATCTACGAGCCCGGCCTGGAGCCTATCGTTCACCACAACGTTGAGGCGGGTCGCCTGAGCTTCACTACGGATGCCGACGAAGCCGTAGCCCATGGCGAACTGCAATTCATTGCCGTGGGGACGCCTCCAGACGAAGATGGCTCAGCCGATCTTCAGTACGTGCTGGCTGTAGCCCGGACCATTGGCTCGCGCATGGAGGACTACCGCGTCATTATCGACAAGTCCACGGTTCCGGTAGGGACTGCTGACAAAGTTGCTGTCGCTGTTCAGGAAGAGCTCGACAAGCGCGGCAAGAAGCTCGACTTTGATGTGGTGTCCAACCCTGAGTTCCTGAAAGAAGGCGCGGCTGTTAACGATTTCATGAAGCCCGACCGGATTATTGTCGGGGTAGAGAGCGACCGTGCCAAAGAGTTGCTGCGCGAAGCCTATTATCCCTTCAACCGCAATCACGAACGGATGATCTACATGGATGTCCGTTCGGCAGAGCTTACCAAGTACGCTGCAAATGCCATGCTCGCCACCAAAATCAGCTTCATGAACGAGATTGCTAACCTGGCCGAGCGACTGGGAGCGGATGTCGAGCACATTCGCCGTGGTATCGGCTCCGACCCGCGTATTGGCTACCACTTTATCTATCCCGGTTGTGGTTATGGCGGCTCGTGCTTTCCAAAGGACGTAAAGGCACTGGCGCGGGCTGCTCGTGCGATTGATTATGAAGCCCGTCTTCTCGACGCGGTCGAGGACGTCAATGATGCCCAGAAACATGTCCTGTTCGACAAGCTGAATCACCATTTCAAGGGAGACCTGAAAGGCAAGACGATCGCTCTTTGGGGCCTGGCCTTCAAACCCAACACTGACGACATGCGCGAGGCGCCCAGCCGGACGGTAATGGAATCGATCTGGAAGGCGGGAGGACAGGTCCAGGCGTTTGACCCGGAAGCGATGGAAGAAACCCAGCGCATCTACGGAGACCAGGCAGGCCTGCACCTTTGCGGTACAAAAGAGCAGGCACTCAAGAATGCGGACGCGTTGGTGATCTGCACTGAGTGGAAGGAATTTCGGTCGCCCGATTTCGAGTTGATTGCAAAGAATCTATCGCATCCTGTTGTTTTTGATGGCCGAAACCTTTATGAGCCTGAGATGCTGACCCGCCGTGGATTGACTTACTATGCGATTGGGCGCGGTCTGAACCAGTTCCAGAAGTAG
- the ruvC gene encoding crossover junction endodeoxyribonuclease RuvC: protein MTIILGVDPGSRITGYGVIRTEGRHMEYLDSGCIRMGEKPLAERLQIIYAGLAELIATFRPEEFAIEQVFLAKNADSALKLGQARGAAIVCAANAGLPVFEYSARQVKQAVVGKGAAEKSQVQHMVQALLKLSRKPQADAADALAIAVSHSNFRQSMLRLNVSRTVRRGRAS from the coding sequence ATGACGATCATTCTCGGCGTGGACCCCGGTTCCCGTATTACCGGTTACGGCGTCATTCGCACCGAAGGGCGCCATATGGAATACCTCGATAGTGGCTGCATTCGCATGGGCGAGAAGCCACTGGCCGAGCGTCTCCAGATTATTTATGCCGGACTCGCCGAGCTGATCGCGACGTTTCGACCTGAAGAGTTCGCGATTGAGCAGGTGTTTCTGGCCAAAAACGCCGACTCGGCATTGAAGCTGGGACAAGCCCGAGGCGCGGCAATCGTGTGCGCGGCCAATGCCGGTCTGCCCGTTTTTGAATATTCGGCGCGTCAGGTCAAGCAGGCAGTGGTAGGGAAGGGGGCTGCTGAGAAATCACAGGTGCAGCATATGGTCCAGGCACTACTGAAACTCTCGCGGAAGCCTCAGGCTGATGCAGCAGACGCCCTTGCGATTGCGGTCAGCCACTCCAACTTCAGGCAAAGTATGCTGCGATTGAACGTATCCCGGACAGTCCGCCGGGGCCGGGCGTCCTGA
- the ruvA gene encoding Holliday junction branch migration protein RuvA: protein MIGRIRGTLLEKRPGLALIECGGVGYDIEIPYTTFFRLGEVGAEAVLLTHFVVREDFQALYGFAERMDRDLFRMLIRTSGVGPKMALTILSGLEPEAFIAAVETHDVARLVKIPGVGKKTAERLVIEMSDRIKLLENKPVIIGTDSGPARVQARPATAVEEAEEALIALGYKPQEASRAVARIAVDGLDSEALIRQALKGMLR, encoded by the coding sequence GTGATCGGGCGGATCAGAGGCACATTGCTGGAAAAGCGGCCCGGCCTTGCACTAATTGAATGCGGCGGGGTGGGATACGACATCGAAATCCCATATACGACGTTTTTTCGGTTAGGCGAGGTCGGGGCCGAGGCCGTTTTGCTGACGCACTTCGTGGTTCGCGAGGACTTTCAGGCGTTATATGGATTCGCTGAGCGCATGGACCGCGACCTCTTCCGTATGCTGATACGGACCAGCGGTGTAGGCCCGAAAATGGCGCTGACTATCCTGTCTGGGCTGGAGCCAGAAGCATTTATTGCGGCAGTGGAAACCCACGATGTGGCCCGACTCGTCAAAATCCCGGGTGTAGGGAAAAAAACAGCCGAACGCCTTGTGATTGAAATGAGCGATCGCATCAAACTCCTCGAGAACAAGCCAGTCATTATCGGCACCGATTCGGGCCCTGCTCGGGTGCAGGCGCGGCCTGCTACCGCCGTGGAGGAAGCGGAGGAGGCGCTGATCGCCTTGGGTTACAAGCCTCAGGAGGCGAGTAGGGCCGTTGCGCGTATCGCCGTGGATGGCTTGGACAGCGAAGCGTTGATCAGGCAGGCGCTAAAAGGCATGCTGCGCTGA
- the aspS gene encoding aspartate--tRNA ligase, giving the protein MRSHYCGAINESHIDQDVTLCGWVHRRRDHGGVIFLDLRDRDGIAQVVFDPDTAESFARADKVRSEYVVKVRGRVRARPAGTENSNMATGQVEVLGKELELLNAAATPPFPLDEYVDVGEDVRLRYRFMDLRRPEMLNRLRFRSRVTTYIRNFLDGEGFLDIETPILTRATPEGARDYLVPSRTHAGSFFALPQSPQLFKQLLMVSGIDRYYQVAKCFRDEDLRADRQPEFTQVDVECSFIDEVQLTGIMERMVRQMFAELLSVELPEFPRITYAEAMSRYGSDKPDLRIPLELVDVADLVADVDFKVFSGPAKDPKGRVAALRVPQGGELSRKQIDDYTKFVAIYGARGLAWIKVNELAKGAEGLQSPIVKFLGEETSLAIMKRLGAADGDIVFFGADKVNVVNEALGALRVKVGHDLGRLEREWAPCWVVDFPMFEELPDGGLHAIHHPFTAPSCSAEELKADPANALSRAYDMVLNGTELGGGSIRISDEKMQETVFGLLGIDHEAARAKFGFLLDALRFGCPPHGGLAFGLDRLIMLMTGAQSIRDVIAFPKTQSATCLMTEAPGEVDEKQLQELHIRLRKPVAENNQAGVDQSNVKG; this is encoded by the coding sequence ATGCGGAGTCATTATTGCGGTGCTATCAACGAGTCCCACATTGATCAGGACGTTACCCTTTGCGGCTGGGTGCACCGGCGTCGCGACCACGGTGGCGTGATCTTTCTTGATCTGCGGGATCGTGATGGTATCGCCCAGGTCGTGTTTGACCCCGATACTGCTGAAAGCTTCGCGCGGGCCGACAAGGTCCGAAGTGAGTACGTAGTGAAGGTCCGCGGACGTGTCCGCGCGCGCCCGGCTGGTACCGAGAACAGCAATATGGCGACCGGCCAGGTTGAGGTTCTGGGCAAAGAACTCGAGTTGCTCAATGCGGCCGCAACGCCGCCCTTTCCGCTCGACGAGTATGTCGACGTGGGCGAAGACGTTCGGCTGCGCTACCGCTTCATGGATCTGCGTAGGCCCGAGATGCTCAATCGGCTGCGGTTCCGCTCACGGGTAACCACTTATATTCGTAATTTCCTGGATGGGGAAGGGTTTCTCGATATTGAGACGCCGATTCTCACCCGGGCCACACCGGAAGGCGCTCGCGATTACCTGGTGCCCTCCCGTACCCATGCTGGAAGCTTTTTTGCGTTACCCCAGTCACCTCAGTTGTTCAAACAGTTGCTGATGGTGTCCGGGATCGACCGTTATTATCAGGTTGCCAAATGCTTCCGCGACGAGGATCTGCGCGCGGATCGTCAGCCTGAGTTTACCCAGGTGGATGTGGAGTGCTCGTTTATCGATGAGGTTCAACTGACCGGCATCATGGAGAGGATGGTCCGCCAGATGTTTGCTGAGCTCCTGTCGGTTGAGCTGCCGGAATTTCCGCGGATAACCTACGCCGAAGCCATGTCGCGCTATGGCAGTGACAAGCCTGATCTGCGCATCCCTCTGGAACTGGTTGACGTGGCTGACTTGGTTGCAGATGTCGACTTCAAAGTCTTTTCCGGTCCGGCCAAGGATCCGAAAGGTCGGGTGGCAGCGTTGCGAGTGCCCCAGGGTGGTGAACTGTCGCGCAAGCAGATCGACGACTATACCAAATTCGTCGCGATCTACGGCGCACGCGGCCTGGCCTGGATCAAGGTTAACGAGCTGGCAAAGGGCGCAGAAGGTCTGCAGTCGCCCATCGTCAAGTTCCTCGGTGAGGAGACCAGCCTGGCTATTATGAAGCGGCTCGGGGCCGCTGATGGCGACATCGTCTTTTTCGGCGCCGACAAGGTTAATGTCGTCAATGAGGCACTGGGCGCACTGCGCGTCAAGGTTGGTCATGACCTGGGTCGCCTGGAGCGGGAATGGGCGCCGTGCTGGGTTGTCGACTTCCCCATGTTCGAAGAGCTTCCAGATGGCGGCCTTCATGCGATTCATCATCCGTTCACGGCGCCCTCATGCAGTGCTGAAGAACTCAAGGCGGATCCCGCCAATGCCCTTTCCCGTGCTTACGATATGGTGCTCAATGGCACCGAACTGGGCGGCGGGTCCATCCGTATCAGCGACGAGAAAATGCAGGAAACGGTATTCGGGCTGCTCGGTATCGACCATGAGGCGGCGCGCGCGAAATTCGGCTTCCTTCTGGACGCACTGCGGTTTGGATGCCCGCCCCATGGCGGGCTGGCTTTCGGGCTTGACCGCCTGATCATGTTGATGACTGGAGCTCAATCCATTCGGGACGTTATTGCCTTCCCGAAAACCCAGAGTGCCACCTGCCTGATGACAGAAGCCCCGGGTGAAGTGGACGAGAAGCAGTTGCAGGAACTGCATATCCGTCTCCGCAAGCCTGTGGCTGAGAATAATCAGGCCGGCGTCGATCAGTCCAATGTTAAAGGCTGA
- the ybgC gene encoding tol-pal system-associated acyl-CoA thioesterase, translating into MTDPAPPFTWPVRVYIEDTDAGGIVFYANYLKFMERARTEWARARGIAMRAGLGENISFVVHGLEIRYLRPARLDDQLWVSADVTRFGKTYMDFEQQVGLAGSGDVLVQARIKVACTNLLTGRPRAMPESLRAALERAG; encoded by the coding sequence ATGACAGATCCCGCTCCGCCTTTCACCTGGCCCGTACGGGTCTATATAGAAGACACTGACGCCGGCGGAATCGTCTTTTATGCCAACTATCTGAAGTTCATGGAAAGGGCGCGCACGGAATGGGCGAGAGCGCGTGGCATAGCCATGCGGGCGGGACTGGGCGAAAATATCAGTTTTGTCGTTCACGGGCTTGAGATACGGTATCTCCGCCCGGCACGATTGGACGACCAGTTATGGGTATCGGCAGACGTCACTCGCTTCGGCAAAACCTACATGGATTTTGAGCAGCAGGTTGGCCTGGCCGGGTCTGGCGACGTACTTGTGCAGGCGCGAATCAAGGTTGCCTGTACAAATCTGCTAACCGGCAGACCACGGGCCATGCCGGAAAGCCTGAGGGCTGCTCTTGAGCGGGCTGGTTGA